A genomic stretch from Croceibacterium aestuarii includes:
- the rplC gene encoding 50S ribosomal protein L3, translating to MRTGVIAKKVGMTRLFQEDGRHVPVTVLALENCQVVSHRTAERDGYVALQVGSGEAKQKNVNKPQREQFAKAEVALKMKVAEFRVDDEDGLLPVGATISAEHFVAGQKVDITGHTQGKGFAGAMKRWGFGGLRATHGVSVSHRSHGSTGNRQDPGKVFKNKKMAGHMGDRQRTQQNLEVVRTDADRGLIFVKGSVPGTKNSWLLVRDAVKLPLPEGAPFPGAVLSAKGEHLPEHEEAPAGMVEHAAEHEVHPEVDAAHQEQLLKEQHAGAGDDTTPAVGETNDAEGSTPAADENKEG from the coding sequence ATGCGCACTGGCGTGATCGCGAAGAAAGTCGGGATGACCCGCCTGTTCCAGGAAGACGGCCGCCATGTGCCGGTCACTGTCCTGGCGCTGGAAAATTGCCAGGTCGTATCGCATCGCACCGCCGAGCGTGACGGTTACGTCGCGCTCCAGGTCGGTTCGGGCGAGGCCAAGCAGAAGAACGTCAACAAGCCGCAGCGCGAGCAGTTCGCCAAGGCCGAAGTGGCGCTGAAGATGAAGGTCGCCGAATTCCGCGTCGATGACGAGGATGGTCTCCTTCCTGTCGGCGCGACCATTTCTGCCGAGCACTTCGTCGCCGGGCAGAAGGTCGACATCACCGGCCACACGCAGGGCAAGGGCTTCGCCGGCGCCATGAAGCGTTGGGGTTTCGGCGGTCTGCGTGCGACCCACGGCGTGTCGGTCAGCCACCGTTCGCACGGTTCGACCGGCAATCGCCAGGATCCGGGCAAGGTCTTCAAGAACAAGAAGATGGCCGGCCACATGGGCGACCGTCAGCGCACCCAGCAGAACCTCGAGGTTGTGCGCACCGATGCCGATCGCGGCCTGATCTTCGTCAAGGGCTCGGTGCCCGGGACGAAGAACTCCTGGCTGCTGGTTCGCGACGCGGTCAAGCTGCCGCTTCCCGAAGGCGCGCCGTTCCCCGGTGCGGTCCTCTCGGCCAAGGGCGAGCATCTCCCCGAGCACGAGGAAGCGCCGGCCGGCATGGTCGAGCACGCTGCCGAGCACGAAGTTCACCCCGAGGTCGATGCCGCCCACCAGGAGCAGCTGCTGAAGGAACAGCATGCCGGCGCCGGTGACGATACGACCCCCGCGGTTGGCGAAACCAACGATGCTGAGGGCAGCACGCCCGCAGCCGACGAAAACAAGGAGGGCTGA
- the rplD gene encoding 50S ribosomal protein L4 translates to MKVKVQKIDGKAAGDVELNDAVFGVEPRADILHRVVTWQLENRRGTARPTRERSDVARTGKKYGNQKGGGTARHGDRAAPIFIGGGKAHGARKREFEQSLNKKIRALGLKMALSAKAKDGLVIVDSLELKDAKTKALAATFGENGWNGKVLVIDGDAVTDSFRLAAGNLPGVNVMPAAGANVYDILKHDTLVLSKAAVEKLEARFNG, encoded by the coding sequence GTGAAGGTGAAGGTCCAGAAAATCGACGGCAAGGCTGCCGGCGACGTCGAGCTCAACGATGCCGTGTTCGGTGTCGAGCCGCGTGCCGACATTCTTCACCGCGTGGTCACGTGGCAGCTCGAAAACCGCCGCGGCACCGCCCGCCCGACGCGCGAGCGGTCGGACGTGGCCCGCACCGGCAAGAAGTACGGCAACCAGAAGGGCGGCGGTACCGCTCGTCATGGCGACCGTGCGGCGCCGATCTTCATCGGCGGCGGCAAGGCTCACGGTGCGCGCAAGCGCGAGTTCGAGCAGTCGCTCAACAAGAAGATCCGCGCGCTCGGCCTGAAGATGGCGCTCTCGGCCAAGGCCAAGGACGGGCTGGTCATCGTCGACAGCCTCGAGCTCAAGGATGCCAAGACCAAGGCGCTCGCCGCGACGTTCGGCGAGAACGGCTGGAACGGCAAGGTCCTCGTGATCGACGGCGACGCGGTGACCGACAGCTTCAGGCTGGCGGCCGGCAACCTGCCGGGCGTCAACGTGATGCCGGCTGCCGGCGCCAACGTTTACGACATCTTGAAGCACGACACGCTGGTCCTTTCGAAGGCGGCGGTCGAAAAGCTGGAGGCGCGTTTCAATGGCTAA
- a CDS encoding 50S ribosomal protein L23 encodes MAKKQEIDARHYDVILAPHITEKSTMASEHNAVVFKVANDATKPQIKSAVEALFEVTVTGVNTIVTKGKTKRWKGKPYKRTDVKKAVVTLKDGDSIDVTSGI; translated from the coding sequence ATGGCTAAGAAGCAGGAAATCGACGCCCGTCATTACGACGTGATCCTCGCCCCGCACATCACCGAGAAGTCGACCATGGCTTCCGAGCATAACGCGGTGGTGTTCAAGGTCGCGAACGATGCCACCAAGCCGCAGATCAAGTCTGCGGTCGAGGCGCTGTTCGAGGTGACCGTGACCGGCGTCAACACGATCGTGACCAAGGGCAAGACCAAGCGCTGGAAGGGCAAGCCCTACAAGCGGACCGACGTGAAGAAGGCGGTCGTCACCCTGAAAGACGGCGACTCGATCGACGTCACGAGCGGTATCTGA
- the rplB gene encoding 50S ribosomal protein L2 yields MALKNYKPTSPARRGLILVDKSGLHKGGPIKSLTEGKRKTGGRNNKGHVTSRGIAGGHKQKYRYVDFKRRKWDVEGSIERIEYDPNRTAFIALVKYDDGELAYILAPQRVAVGDKIVAGERVDVKPGNAMLLGQMPVGTICHNVEMKPGKGGQIARSAGTYVQLVGRDRGLVIVRLNSGEQRYLRSDCMGTVGAVSNPDNQNQNLGKAGRKRWMGRRPLTRGVAKNPVDHPHGGGEGRTSGGRHPVTPWGKPTKGARTRNNKQTDKMIIRSRHAKKKR; encoded by the coding sequence ATGGCACTCAAGAACTACAAACCGACGAGCCCGGCGCGCCGCGGCCTCATCCTTGTCGACAAGTCCGGCCTCCACAAGGGCGGCCCGATCAAGTCGCTCACGGAAGGCAAGCGCAAGACCGGCGGCCGTAACAACAAGGGCCACGTCACCAGCCGCGGGATCGCGGGCGGTCACAAGCAGAAGTATCGCTATGTCGACTTCAAGCGCCGCAAGTGGGACGTCGAAGGCTCGATCGAGCGTATCGAATACGATCCCAACCGGACCGCGTTCATCGCCCTGGTCAAGTACGACGACGGTGAACTCGCCTACATCCTGGCCCCGCAGCGCGTCGCCGTGGGTGACAAGATCGTCGCCGGCGAGCGTGTCGACGTGAAGCCGGGCAACGCGATGCTGCTCGGCCAGATGCCGGTCGGCACGATCTGCCACAACGTCGAGATGAAGCCGGGCAAGGGCGGTCAGATCGCCCGGTCGGCCGGCACCTACGTGCAGCTGGTCGGTCGCGACCGCGGTCTCGTCATCGTCCGCCTCAATTCGGGCGAGCAGCGCTACCTGCGTTCGGACTGCATGGGCACGGTCGGTGCGGTGTCGAACCCCGACAACCAGAACCAGAACCTGGGCAAGGCCGGCCGCAAGCGCTGGATGGGCCGCCGTCCGCTGACCCGCGGCGTTGCGAAGAATCCGGTCGATCACCCGCATGGCGGCGGTGAAGGCCGTACTTCGGGCGGACGTCACCCGGTGACCCCGTGGGGCAAGCCGACCAAGGGCGCCCGGACCCGCAACAACAAGCAGACGGACAAGATGATCATCCGTTCGCGCCACGCGAAGAAGAAGAGGTAA
- the rpsS gene encoding 30S ribosomal protein S19 produces the protein MARSVWKGPFVDLHLLKKAQVAQESGGRAPIKTWSRRSTILPDFVGLTFSVYNGHKFIPVSVNEDMVGHKLGEFSPTRSFPGHAADKKGKR, from the coding sequence ATGGCTCGTTCCGTCTGGAAAGGTCCGTTCGTCGACCTGCACCTGCTCAAGAAGGCACAGGTCGCTCAGGAATCGGGTGGCCGTGCGCCGATCAAGACCTGGTCGCGCCGTTCGACGATCCTGCCGGATTTCGTCGGCCTGACGTTCAGCGTCTACAACGGTCACAAGTTCATCCCCGTCTCGGTCAACGAAGACATGGTCGGCCACAAGCTCGGCGAGTTCTCGCCCACGCGCAGCTTCCCGGGTCACGCCGCCGACAAGAAGGGTAAGCGCTGA
- the rplV gene encoding 50S ribosomal protein L22 has product MSKQKAPRRVGDNEALAVGTTIRGSAQKLNLVATLIRGRKAEEALNILAFSKKAMARDAAKVLASAIANAENNHNLDVDALVVAEASVGKSITMKRFATRGRGKSTRILKPFSRLRIVVREQEEA; this is encoded by the coding sequence ATGAGCAAGCAGAAAGCCCCGCGCCGGGTCGGCGACAACGAGGCGCTGGCTGTCGGCACCACGATCCGTGGTTCCGCGCAGAAGCTCAACCTCGTCGCGACGCTGATCCGCGGCCGCAAGGCCGAGGAAGCGCTGAACATTCTCGCTTTCTCGAAGAAGGCCATGGCGCGCGACGCGGCCAAGGTCCTCGCCAGCGCCATTGCCAACGCCGAGAACAATCACAACCTGGACGTCGACGCGCTGGTCGTGGCGGAAGCTTCTGTCGGCAAGTCGATCACCATGAAGCGCTTCGCGACGCGCGGCCGTGGCAAGTCCACCCGCATCCTCAAGCCGTTCAGCCGGCTGCGGATCGTCGTTCGCGAGCAAGAGGAGGCCTGA
- the rpsC gene encoding 30S ribosomal protein S3 gives MGHKSNPIGLRLQINRTWDSRWYSEGRAYAQLLKEDIEIRKFIMGSLPQAAISKVVIERPAKLCRISIYAARPGVIIGKKGADIEKLRVKLSQMTESEVKLNIVEIRKPEIDAKLIAQGIADQLIRRVAFRRAMKRAMQSAMRLGAEGIKVMCGGRLGGAEIARVEQYREGRVPLHTLRANVDYAEAEALTAYGIIGIKVWVFKGEILGHDPTAQDRLMMEAQTSGVRPAR, from the coding sequence ATGGGTCATAAATCCAACCCGATCGGGCTGCGCCTGCAGATCAACCGGACCTGGGACAGCCGCTGGTATTCCGAGGGCCGCGCTTATGCGCAGCTGCTCAAGGAAGACATCGAGATCCGCAAGTTCATCATGGGAAGCCTGCCGCAGGCGGCGATTTCCAAGGTGGTGATCGAGCGTCCGGCCAAGCTGTGCCGCATCTCGATCTATGCCGCGCGGCCCGGTGTCATCATCGGCAAGAAGGGCGCCGATATCGAGAAGCTGCGGGTCAAGCTGTCGCAGATGACCGAAAGCGAAGTGAAGCTGAACATCGTCGAAATCCGCAAGCCGGAAATTGACGCCAAGCTGATCGCCCAGGGCATTGCCGACCAGCTGATCCGCCGTGTGGCCTTCCGCCGTGCGATGAAGCGCGCGATGCAGTCGGCGATGCGTTTGGGCGCTGAAGGCATCAAGGTGATGTGCGGCGGCCGCCTCGGCGGCGCCGAGATCGCCCGTGTCGAGCAGTACCGCGAAGGCCGCGTGCCGCTGCACACGCTGCGCGCCAACGTCGACTACGCCGAAGCCGAGGCGCTCACCGCCTATGGCATCATCGGAATCAAGGTCTGGGTCTTCAAGGGCGAGATTCTCGGCCATGACCCGACCGCACAGGACCGGCTGATGATGGAGGCTCAAACCTCCGGCGTCCGCCCGGCCCGTTGA
- the rplP gene encoding 50S ribosomal protein L16, producing the protein MLQPKKTKFRKAFKGRIHGNAKGGTALNFGSYGLKALEPERITARQIEAARRAITRHIKRQGRLWIRVFPDVPVSKKPAEVRQGKGKGAIEYWAARVKPGRILFELDGVPGPLAAEAFSRAAMKLPIKTKVIARLGDNSHLGGE; encoded by the coding sequence ATGCTGCAACCGAAGAAAACCAAGTTCCGCAAGGCGTTCAAGGGCCGGATTCACGGTAACGCCAAGGGCGGCACCGCGCTCAATTTCGGCTCCTACGGGCTGAAGGCGCTGGAGCCGGAGCGGATTACCGCCCGTCAGATCGAGGCCGCGCGCCGTGCGATCACGCGCCACATCAAGCGCCAGGGGCGCCTGTGGATCCGCGTGTTCCCCGACGTTCCGGTGTCGAAGAAGCCGGCCGAAGTGCGCCAGGGCAAGGGCAAGGGCGCGATCGAATACTGGGCCGCTCGCGTCAAGCCGGGCCGCATCCTGTTCGAGCTCGACGGTGTTCCCGGCCCGCTCGCCGCGGAGGCGTTCAGCCGCGCCGCGATGAAGCTGCCGATCAAGACCAAGGTCATCGCCCGGCTCGGTGACAACTCGCACCTCGGAGGCGAATGA
- the rpmC gene encoding 50S ribosomal protein L29 encodes MATKTEDMRAKTDDQLSQQLDELKKEQFNLRFQAATNQLERPARIKEVRREIARIQTLQGERAKSAKPAAAK; translated from the coding sequence ATGGCCACCAAGACCGAAGATATGCGCGCCAAGACCGACGATCAGCTCAGCCAGCAGCTCGACGAACTGAAGAAGGAGCAGTTCAACCTGCGCTTTCAGGCCGCGACCAATCAGCTGGAGCGTCCCGCGCGGATCAAGGAAGTCCGCCGTGAGATCGCCCGCATCCAGACGCTGCAGGGTGAACGCGCCAAGAGCGCCAAGCCCGCGGCGGCGAAGTAA
- the rpsQ gene encoding 30S ribosomal protein S17 produces MPKRILVGTVVSDKTDKTVTVLVERKVKHPLYGKIIRRSKKYHAHDEANEYHPGDIVRIEETRPISKTKTWAVLDRVQAGGVQAVDADLDVEAASN; encoded by the coding sequence ATGCCCAAGCGTATCCTGGTCGGGACCGTCGTTTCCGACAAGACCGACAAGACCGTGACCGTGCTCGTCGAGCGCAAGGTGAAGCACCCGCTGTACGGGAAGATCATCCGCCGCTCGAAGAAGTACCACGCCCACGACGAGGCTAACGAGTACCACCCCGGCGACATCGTGCGGATCGAAGAGACCCGCCCGATTTCGAAGACCAAGACCTGGGCCGTTCTCGACCGAGTTCAGGCGGGCGGCGTGCAGGCGGTCGATGCCGATCTCGATGTCGAGGCGGCAAGCAACTGA
- the rplN gene encoding 50S ribosomal protein L14, with protein sequence MIQMQSNLDVADNSGAKRVQCIKVLGGSKRRTASVGDVIVVSVKEAQPRARVKKGDVHRAVIVRTRKDVRRPDGSVIRFDSNAAVLVNKSEEPIGTRIFGPVVRELRSKGFMKIISLAPEVL encoded by the coding sequence ATGATCCAGATGCAATCCAATCTCGACGTCGCGGACAACAGCGGCGCGAAGCGCGTCCAGTGCATTAAGGTGCTGGGCGGGTCGAAGCGCCGGACCGCGAGTGTCGGCGACGTGATCGTCGTTTCCGTCAAGGAAGCGCAGCCGCGTGCCCGTGTGAAGAAGGGCGACGTGCACCGCGCGGTCATCGTCCGCACGAGGAAAGACGTGCGCCGCCCCGACGGCAGCGTGATCCGCTTCGACAGCAATGCCGCGGTTCTCGTCAACAAGAGCGAGGAGCCGATCGGCACTCGTATCTTCGGCCCGGTGGTGCGCGAACTGCGCTCCAAGGGTTTCATGAAGATCATCAGTCTTGCTCCGGAGGTGCTGTGA
- the rplX gene encoding 50S ribosomal protein L24 — protein MAAAKIKKGDSVVVLSGKDKGRTGTVTKVMPKEGKVVVDGINVAARHRKPTQTNPQGGIDRSPAPMAISKVAVADPKDGKPTRVRFETKKDGTKVRIAVKSGETIDG, from the coding sequence ATGGCCGCCGCGAAGATCAAGAAGGGCGACAGCGTCGTGGTTCTGTCCGGTAAGGACAAGGGCCGCACCGGCACCGTCACCAAGGTCATGCCGAAGGAAGGCAAGGTCGTGGTCGACGGGATCAACGTTGCCGCCCGTCACCGCAAGCCGACGCAAACCAATCCGCAGGGCGGCATCGACCGTTCGCCCGCTCCGATGGCGATCAGCAAGGTCGCCGTTGCCGACCCGAAGGACGGCAAGCCCACCCGCGTCCGCTTCGAAACGAAGAAGGATGGCACCAAGGTGCGCATTGCCGTGAAGTCCGGGGAGACCATCGATGGCTGA
- the rplE gene encoding 50S ribosomal protein L5: MADNYTPRLKKQFDETIVKAMTEKFGYKNRLEVPRLEKITLNMGVGEASQDKKKVQTAAEEMELIAGQKPVITKAKKSIAQFKLREGMPIGCKVTLRRERMYEFLDRLVTIAMPRIRDFRGLNPRSFDGRGNYAMGLKEQIVFPEISYDRIEKVRGMDVIVTTTAKTDEEARELLRLFGFPFPAVEAEEKEAA; this comes from the coding sequence ATGGCTGACAATTACACCCCGCGCCTCAAGAAGCAGTTTGACGAGACCATCGTCAAGGCGATGACCGAGAAGTTCGGTTACAAGAATCGCCTGGAGGTGCCCCGGCTCGAGAAGATCACGCTCAACATGGGCGTGGGCGAAGCGAGCCAGGACAAGAAGAAGGTCCAGACTGCGGCCGAGGAAATGGAACTGATCGCCGGCCAGAAGCCGGTCATCACCAAGGCGAAGAAGTCGATCGCGCAGTTCAAGCTGCGTGAAGGCATGCCGATCGGCTGCAAGGTCACCTTGCGCCGTGAACGCATGTACGAATTCCTCGACCGTCTGGTCACCATCGCGATGCCGCGCATCCGCGACTTCCGCGGGCTCAACCCGCGTTCGTTCGACGGCCGCGGCAACTACGCGATGGGTCTCAAGGAACAGATCGTGTTCCCCGAGATCAGCTACGACCGTATCGAAAAGGTTCGCGGCATGGACGTGATCGTCACGACCACTGCCAAGACCGACGAAGAGGCGCGCGAGCTGCTGCGTCTGTTCGGTTTCCCGTTCCCGGCTGTCGAAGCCGAAGAGAAGGAGGCGGCGTAA
- the rpsN gene encoding 30S ribosomal protein S14 — protein MAKLSSINKNERRKKLVKKYASKYAKLKAVADDKSLDETERLMARLKMAELPRNANPTRVRNRCTTTGRPRGYYRKFGLNRIELRDKANKGLIPGVTKSSW, from the coding sequence ATGGCGAAACTGAGTTCCATCAACAAGAACGAGCGGCGCAAGAAGCTCGTGAAGAAGTACGCGAGCAAGTACGCAAAGCTGAAGGCTGTTGCGGACGACAAGTCGCTCGACGAAACCGAGCGGTTGATGGCCCGCTTGAAGATGGCGGAATTGCCGCGCAACGCGAATCCCACGCGTGTGCGCAACCGCTGCACCACCACTGGCCGCCCGCGCGGCTATTACCGCAAGTTCGGCCTCAACCGGATCGAGCTCCGCGACAAGGCCAACAAGGGCCTTATCCCGGGCGTGACCAAGTCGAGCTGGTGA
- the rpsH gene encoding 30S ribosomal protein S8, giving the protein MAMTDPLGDMLTRIRNGQQAKKDSVLSPASKLRANVLEVLQREGYIRGYTEDSSGKHPALRIELKYFEGEPAIKHVARISKPGRRVYSGSRELPNVRNGLGITIVSTPKGVLSDNEARTQNVGGEVLAEVF; this is encoded by the coding sequence ATGGCTATGACCGATCCCCTGGGTGACATGCTCACCCGCATCCGCAACGGCCAGCAGGCGAAGAAGGATTCCGTCCTTTCGCCGGCGTCCAAGCTGCGCGCGAACGTCCTCGAGGTCCTCCAGCGCGAGGGCTACATCCGCGGTTACACCGAGGATTCGAGCGGCAAGCACCCGGCGCTGCGGATCGAACTGAAGTATTTCGAAGGCGAGCCCGCTATCAAGCACGTGGCCCGTATCTCCAAGCCGGGCCGCCGGGTCTATTCGGGTTCCAGGGAACTGCCGAATGTCCGCAACGGTCTCGGCATCACCATCGTCTCGACGCCGAAGGGCGTGCTCTCGGACAACGAAGCGCGCACCCAGAACGTCGGCGGCGAAGTGCTGGCGGAGGTGTTCTGA
- the rplF gene encoding 50S ribosomal protein L6 — MSRIGKKPVTIPSGVTANIEGDTLAVKGPKGTLTLGLSDLIDYKVDGGEISVKPANDTREARNHWGMQRTLVSNLVQGVTDGFTKVLEISGVGYRAQAQGKTLKLQLGYSHDVNLDVPEGLEVKTPDQTTVEISGIDKQAVGQFAAEIRRWRKPEPYKGKGIKYRGEYIFRKEGKKK, encoded by the coding sequence ATGAGCCGCATCGGCAAGAAGCCGGTGACGATCCCGAGTGGCGTCACCGCCAATATCGAGGGCGACACGCTGGCGGTGAAGGGACCCAAGGGGACCCTGACTCTCGGTTTGTCCGACCTGATCGACTACAAGGTCGATGGCGGCGAGATCTCGGTCAAGCCGGCCAACGACACGCGCGAGGCGCGCAACCACTGGGGCATGCAGCGCACGCTGGTGTCCAACCTGGTGCAAGGCGTGACCGACGGCTTTACCAAGGTCCTCGAGATCAGCGGCGTCGGCTATCGTGCGCAGGCTCAGGGCAAGACCCTGAAGCTGCAGCTCGGCTACAGTCACGATGTCAATCTCGACGTGCCCGAGGGCCTCGAAGTCAAGACCCCGGACCAGACCACGGTCGAGATCAGTGGGATCGACAAGCAGGCGGTCGGGCAGTTCGCCGCCGAAATCCGCCGCTGGCGCAAACCCGAACCCTACAAGGGCAAGGGCATCAAGTACCGTGGCGAGTACATCTTCCGCAAGGAAGGGAAGAAGAAGTAA
- the rplR gene encoding 50S ribosomal protein L18 yields the protein MAKLSLFERRRRRVRTALKSRAGGKPRLSVHRTGQHIYAQIIDDKDGRTVAAASTLGGKSSGANVEAASKVGKDIAAAAKKAGVTAVVFDRGGYLFHGRVKALADAAREGGLEF from the coding sequence ATGGCCAAGCTTTCCCTGTTCGAACGCCGCCGCCGCCGGGTACGGACCGCGCTCAAGAGCCGCGCCGGCGGCAAGCCGCGCCTGTCGGTGCACCGCACCGGCCAGCACATCTACGCGCAGATCATCGACGACAAGGACGGCCGGACCGTCGCCGCAGCGAGCACGCTCGGCGGCAAGTCCTCGGGCGCCAACGTCGAGGCTGCCAGCAAGGTGGGCAAGGATATCGCCGCGGCGGCCAAGAAGGCCGGCGTCACCGCTGTCGTGTTCGATCGCGGCGGCTACCTGTTCCATGGCCGCGTCAAGGCGCTGGCCGATGCCGCCCGCGAGGGCGGGCTGGAGTTCTGA
- the rpsE gene encoding 30S ribosomal protein S5, with protein sequence MADKKTPEETEAKVEETKVEDTAVEAAPAENAKADEAPAAEAAPAAEAKAEETVVVDNAGSTPTPTTATTEAFDNQSPAAGTTPPREARGGRGGRGGGGGGRNDRGGGRGRGRDDRRGRDDDGGEELIEKLVHINRVSKTVKGGKRFGFAALVVVGDGKGRVGFGHGKAREVPEAINKATAAAKKKMIRVPLKEGRTLHHDGKGRFGAGKVNVRTAPAGTGIIAGGPMRAVFESLGVHDVVTKSIGTSNPYNMIRATFEALQDQTSPKSVAQRRGKKVVDLLGRGGASEAEAEADAAAIAE encoded by the coding sequence ATGGCTGACAAGAAAACACCCGAAGAGACCGAAGCCAAGGTCGAAGAGACCAAGGTCGAGGATACCGCCGTAGAAGCGGCTCCCGCCGAGAACGCCAAGGCCGACGAAGCCCCGGCCGCGGAAGCTGCTCCGGCAGCCGAAGCGAAAGCCGAGGAGACCGTCGTCGTCGACAACGCGGGTTCGACCCCGACCCCGACCACGGCGACGACCGAAGCCTTCGACAATCAGTCGCCTGCCGCCGGCACGACTCCGCCGCGTGAAGCGCGCGGGGGGCGTGGCGGTCGTGGCGGCGGCGGCGGTGGCCGCAACGATCGCGGTGGCGGCCGTGGCCGTGGACGCGACGATCGTCGTGGCCGCGACGACGACGGCGGCGAAGAGCTGATCGAGAAGTTGGTCCACATCAATCGCGTGTCGAAGACCGTCAAGGGCGGCAAGCGCTTCGGTTTCGCCGCACTGGTCGTGGTCGGCGACGGCAAGGGCCGGGTCGGCTTCGGCCACGGCAAGGCCCGCGAAGTCCCCGAAGCCATCAACAAGGCGACCGCTGCTGCCAAGAAGAAGATGATCCGCGTGCCGCTCAAGGAAGGTCGCACGCTGCATCACGACGGCAAGGGCCGCTTCGGCGCCGGCAAGGTCAACGTGCGGACGGCTCCGGCCGGTACCGGCATCATCGCCGGCGGTCCGATGCGCGCCGTGTTCGAAAGCCTTGGCGTTCACGACGTGGTGACCAAGTCGATCGGTACCTCGAACCCCTACAACATGATCCGCGCCACCTTCGAGGCGTTGCAGGACCAGACTTCGCCGAAGTCGGTCGCGCAGCGTCGCGGCAAGAAGGTCGTCGACCTTCTCGGCCGCGGTGGCGCTTCGGAGGCCGAGGCTGAAGCCGACGCCGCCGCTATCGCGGAGTAA
- the rpmD gene encoding 50S ribosomal protein L30 — MAAKKTIKIKQIGSPIRRPEHQRQTLIGLGLNKMHKVVERQDTPEVRGAIAKIPHLVQVID, encoded by the coding sequence ATGGCTGCCAAGAAGACCATCAAGATCAAGCAGATCGGTTCGCCGATCCGCCGCCCGGAGCATCAGCGCCAGACCCTCATCGGTTTGGGGCTGAACAAGATGCACAAGGTCGTCGAGCGCCAGGACACCCCCGAGGTGCGCGGCGCGATCGCCAAGATCCCGCATCTCGTCCAGGTGATCGACTGA
- the rplO gene encoding 50S ribosomal protein L15 gives MKLNDLRDNEGARKSRMRVGRGIGSGKGKTAGRGQKGQKSRSGVAVKGFEGGQMPLHMRLPKRGFNNPFGKDFAEVNVGMVQKFIDAKKLDAKKPIDHEALKAAGLARGGKDGVRLLGKGELTAKVTFKVDGASKGAIAAVEKAGGTVEVAAPKVSEHEKKTARRDANRAAAK, from the coding sequence ATGAAACTCAACGATCTCCGCGACAACGAAGGCGCCCGCAAGTCCCGCATGCGGGTCGGCCGGGGCATCGGCTCGGGCAAGGGCAAGACTGCCGGCCGCGGCCAGAAGGGCCAGAAGAGCCGCTCGGGCGTAGCCGTCAAAGGCTTCGAGGGCGGCCAGATGCCGCTGCACATGCGGCTGCCGAAGCGCGGCTTCAACAACCCGTTCGGCAAGGACTTTGCCGAGGTCAACGTCGGCATGGTGCAGAAGTTCATCGACGCCAAGAAGCTCGACGCCAAGAAGCCCATCGACCACGAGGCGCTCAAGGCCGCCGGCCTGGCGCGCGGTGGTAAGGATGGCGTGCGTCTGCTCGGCAAGGGCGAACTGACTGCCAAGGTGACCTTCAAGGTCGATGGCGCCAGCAAGGGCGCGATCGCCGCTGTCGAAAAGGCCGGCGGAACCGTCGAGGTTGCCGCGCCCAAGGTCAGCGAGCATGAAAAGAAGACCGCTCGCCGCGACGCCAACAGGGCTGCCGCGAAGTAA